From one Streptomyces spiramyceticus genomic stretch:
- a CDS encoding S1 family peptidase — protein MRRTLRARRTALTALTAAGALCLGAAPAGAGTAGEDAAAGPATYALNSALSQRLGDDTAGSYIDRRTGELTVTVTSDRAAEQVRAAGATPQRVTRSAAQLGEAMASLEAGAKITGTSWGIDPRTNQVAVQADQSLSARELARLKRVANAQGGAVRVERVPGTFKREVAGGDAIYGGGYRCSAAFNVSKGTTRYFVTAGHCTNSATNWSATSGGPVIGVREGTSFPTNDYGIVRYTNGSAPGGNVNLYNGSYQDISSAANAVVGQAIKKSGSTTKVTSGTVTAVNVTVNYGDGPVYGMVRTTACSAGGDSGGAHFAGSVALGIHSGSSGCTGTNGSAIHQPVKEALSAYGVNVY, from the coding sequence ATGAGACGCACCCTCCGTGCGCGACGCACGGCCCTGACCGCCTTAACAGCCGCCGGTGCACTCTGCCTCGGCGCGGCCCCTGCCGGGGCCGGCACCGCCGGCGAAGACGCTGCCGCAGGTCCGGCGACGTACGCCCTGAACTCCGCGCTCTCCCAGCGGCTCGGCGACGACACTGCCGGGAGCTACATCGACCGCCGTACCGGAGAACTGACCGTCACCGTCACCAGCGACCGCGCCGCCGAGCAGGTCCGCGCGGCCGGGGCAACCCCGCAGCGCGTGACGCGCAGCGCCGCGCAGCTCGGCGAGGCCATGGCCTCCCTGGAGGCCGGTGCGAAGATCACCGGTACGTCCTGGGGCATCGACCCGCGGACGAATCAGGTGGCTGTCCAGGCCGACCAGTCCCTGTCCGCAAGGGAGTTGGCCCGGCTGAAGAGGGTCGCGAACGCGCAGGGCGGCGCCGTACGCGTCGAGCGGGTTCCCGGGACCTTCAAGCGTGAGGTGGCCGGAGGCGACGCCATCTACGGGGGCGGGTACCGGTGTTCGGCCGCCTTCAACGTCTCCAAGGGGACCACGCGCTACTTCGTCACCGCGGGCCACTGCACCAACTCCGCCACCAACTGGTCGGCCACCTCCGGCGGTCCCGTGATCGGCGTCCGCGAGGGCACCAGCTTCCCGACCAACGACTACGGCATAGTCCGCTACACCAACGGCTCCGCGCCCGGCGGCAACGTCAACCTCTACAACGGCAGTTACCAGGACATCTCGTCCGCCGCCAACGCCGTCGTGGGCCAGGCCATCAAGAAGAGCGGCTCCACGACGAAGGTGACCAGCGGCACCGTCACCGCCGTGAACGTCACCGTCAACTACGGGGACGGCCCCGTCTACGGCATGGTCCGCACCACCGCGTGCTCCGCCGGCGGCGACAGCGGCGGCGCCCACTTCGCCGGCAGCGTAGCCCTCGGCATCCACTCGGGCAGCTCCGGCTGCACGGGCACCAATGGCTCCGCCATTCACCAGCCCGTGAAGGAAGCCCTGTCCGCGTACGGCGTGAACGTGTACTGA
- a CDS encoding GNAT family N-acetyltransferase produces MTEPIRTAHTADLSTAELHEIRAFLDTAFDGDFSDEDWDHTIGGLHAFVRDEHGLAAHGSLVQRRVLHRGRSLRTGYVEGVAVRADCRRHGLGGRVMDALERAIDAAYVLGALSASDEGAVLYEARGWQVWPGRLAALGPDGVVPLPDEEGTTYVRPAAGRKLPEASDALHDTLYFDWRDGDVL; encoded by the coding sequence ATGACTGAGCCCATTCGTACCGCCCACACCGCCGACCTCAGCACCGCCGAGCTCCACGAAATCCGCGCCTTCCTGGACACCGCCTTCGACGGCGACTTCAGTGACGAGGACTGGGACCACACCATCGGCGGCCTCCACGCCTTCGTCCGCGACGAGCACGGGCTCGCCGCCCACGGCAGCCTCGTCCAGCGCCGGGTCTTACACCGCGGCCGCTCACTGCGCACCGGTTACGTCGAGGGCGTGGCGGTGCGGGCCGACTGCCGCAGGCATGGCCTCGGCGGCCGGGTGATGGACGCGCTGGAGCGGGCGATCGACGCGGCGTACGTACTCGGCGCGCTCTCCGCCTCGGACGAAGGCGCAGTACTGTACGAGGCGCGGGGCTGGCAGGTGTGGCCCGGCCGGCTCGCCGCGCTGGGGCCCGACGGCGTCGTACCCCTGCCCGACGAGGAGGGCACGACGTACGTACGGCCCGCCGCCGGGCGCAAGCTGCCCGAAGCCTCCGACGCGCTGCACGACACGCTGTACTTCGACTGGCGCGACGGCGACGTGCTGTAG
- a CDS encoding zinc ribbon domain-containing protein, whose amino-acid sequence MQAAQPRKFRGKNKAPKWTKPSDGLVSVMVLPLAVTDPADLARLDGLFGAMWSLKRVVQRDARAKVDAYWAAYHERERDGAKASRQRLGLSREALERCAYKHLEASGHLKHHASKALAMHIADEVWNGVSRHLFPDATGHRFGRPKVGNWHDFTRIPGRARSHTTANKWETFRLVGTLTGHAMAYTSGGQHTLMQPCRMPKPTVPEGRLPTGKMTAAGKPGMRKATWWDHTGPLAVVFAGGPDGSRGDLVLPVRIPPGAGQWERVQHFLSNPLTWHKVDLVRRRKASAPGGWVYEAHLMVLGPGYSSPAVRTMRDQAAQLDRIGGVDGNVSNLSVVSFPADLTTGKPVSTEVTLTDAEQRLIEKQAKKRRGRARALGRSRRATNTAQYGLSKKQTARAARRAEKGLGPKTVTVPGGARAARSDGVPKQAFRRDRLSANYREQRARQAEHAASIAEHRRHRARLVAREIIAAHGPVLVVEDCDIRTWYRLWGKRLSQTTPGMLISALKVECEAAGGRLVRASTWSTALSQHCLCGERVHKTLRDREHKCTACGLVGKRDLVSAALAAFVRFTDMDDPKTAYLDTTASKNAQITYAQALEEALRESTTPSPKPPRRSGRVAVPRQRREASALRTAGQRHRATPDETRPVRDHAGKPGPRTACSPQLTLW is encoded by the coding sequence ATGCAGGCTGCCCAGCCAAGGAAGTTCCGGGGGAAGAACAAGGCCCCGAAGTGGACCAAGCCCAGCGACGGGTTGGTGTCGGTGATGGTGCTGCCTCTGGCCGTCACCGATCCCGCCGACCTTGCCCGGCTCGATGGCCTGTTCGGGGCGATGTGGTCGCTCAAGCGCGTCGTCCAGCGCGACGCCCGCGCCAAGGTCGATGCCTACTGGGCCGCGTACCACGAGCGGGAGCGCGACGGGGCGAAGGCCTCACGGCAGCGCCTCGGCCTCTCCCGTGAGGCCCTGGAACGCTGCGCCTACAAGCACCTCGAAGCCTCGGGGCACTTGAAGCACCACGCCTCCAAGGCCCTGGCCATGCACATCGCCGACGAGGTGTGGAACGGCGTCTCACGGCACCTGTTCCCCGACGCCACCGGCCACCGCTTCGGGCGACCGAAGGTCGGCAACTGGCACGACTTCACCCGCATCCCCGGCCGCGCCCGCTCCCACACCACCGCCAACAAGTGGGAGACCTTCCGTCTCGTCGGCACCCTGACCGGTCACGCCATGGCCTACACCTCCGGCGGCCAGCACACGCTGATGCAGCCCTGCCGGATGCCGAAGCCGACCGTTCCCGAGGGCCGTTTGCCCACGGGCAAGATGACCGCCGCTGGGAAGCCGGGCATGCGCAAGGCCACGTGGTGGGACCACACCGGCCCCCTCGCCGTCGTCTTCGCCGGAGGCCCCGACGGCAGCCGGGGTGACCTCGTGCTCCCCGTCCGCATCCCCCCAGGTGCGGGCCAGTGGGAGCGAGTGCAGCACTTCCTTTCGAACCCGCTGACCTGGCACAAGGTGGACCTTGTACGCCGCCGCAAGGCGTCCGCGCCGGGCGGCTGGGTGTATGAGGCGCACCTGATGGTGCTCGGCCCCGGATACAGCTCCCCGGCCGTACGGACCATGCGCGACCAAGCGGCCCAGCTCGACCGGATCGGCGGGGTGGACGGCAACGTCTCCAACCTCTCCGTCGTCTCCTTCCCCGCCGACCTCACCACCGGCAAGCCGGTCTCCACCGAGGTCACGCTCACCGACGCCGAACAGCGACTGATCGAGAAGCAGGCGAAGAAGCGGCGGGGCCGTGCGCGGGCGCTGGGACGCTCCCGCCGGGCGACGAACACCGCACAGTACGGCCTGTCGAAGAAGCAGACCGCACGCGCCGCACGCCGCGCCGAGAAGGGTCTGGGGCCCAAGACGGTGACGGTGCCCGGTGGCGCCCGTGCTGCCAGGTCTGATGGGGTGCCGAAGCAGGCGTTCCGGCGTGACCGGCTTTCCGCCAACTACCGGGAGCAGCGCGCCCGCCAGGCCGAACACGCCGCCAGCATCGCCGAACACCGACGCCACCGCGCCCGCCTGGTGGCACGAGAGATCATCGCCGCCCACGGCCCCGTGCTCGTGGTCGAGGACTGCGACATCCGCACCTGGTACCGGCTGTGGGGCAAGCGCCTCTCGCAGACCACACCCGGCATGCTCATCTCCGCCCTCAAGGTGGAGTGCGAAGCCGCCGGGGGCAGGCTCGTGCGGGCCTCCACCTGGTCAACGGCCTTGTCCCAGCACTGCCTCTGTGGTGAGCGGGTGCACAAGACGCTGCGGGACCGCGAACACAAGTGCACCGCGTGCGGCCTCGTCGGCAAGCGAGACCTCGTATCCGCAGCGCTGGCCGCCTTCGTCCGCTTCACCGACATGGACGACCCCAAGACCGCGTACCTGGACACCACCGCATCCAAGAACGCCCAGATCACCTACGCACAAGCGCTGGAAGAAGCGCTGAGGGAGTCAACCACACCGAGCCCGAAACCGCCCCGGCGGTCAGGTCGCGTGGCAGTCCCACGGCAACGCCGTGAGGCCTCTGCTCTCCGAACCGCCGGACAGCGGCACCGAGCAACCCCGGATGAGACACGCCCCGTGCGTGACCACGCCGGAAAGCCCGGTCCCCGCACCGCGTGCAGTCCACAGCTCACCCTCTGGTGA
- a CDS encoding helix-turn-helix transcriptional regulator, whose protein sequence is MAATIPGYVDARQAAERLKVTVQHVYNLNSSRDDFPAPIYVGRTPLWPVDQLDAWREAHPKRGE, encoded by the coding sequence ATGGCAGCGACGATTCCTGGGTATGTAGACGCACGGCAGGCAGCGGAACGGCTCAAGGTGACCGTCCAGCACGTCTACAACCTCAACAGCAGCCGCGACGACTTCCCGGCCCCCATCTACGTCGGCCGCACCCCGCTGTGGCCCGTGGACCAGCTGGACGCCTGGCGCGAAGCCCACCCCAAGCGCGGGGAGTAG